From Aerosakkonema funiforme FACHB-1375, the proteins below share one genomic window:
- a CDS encoding saccharopine dehydrogenase family protein produces the protein MGTIAGVGLFTGIVQQPQLRSLLQPFLPQPGSGPSEQTMNEGWFSCELVGTAIDGRTVRGLIQDRGDPGNRATVKFLCESALSLALQSDELPGGKNRGGILTPATALGDVLAQRLRQAGMSIEVGI, from the coding sequence ATGGGTACTATCGCAGGAGTTGGCTTGTTTACGGGTATTGTGCAACAACCGCAATTGCGATCGCTCTTACAACCTTTCCTACCCCAACCGGGCAGTGGCCCTTCTGAGCAAACGATGAATGAGGGCTGGTTTTCCTGCGAACTGGTGGGTACTGCCATTGATGGACGCACGGTGCGAGGATTAATACAGGATCGTGGAGATCCGGGCAACCGGGCGACGGTCAAATTCTTGTGTGAATCTGCTTTGAGTTTGGCATTGCAAAGTGATGAACTACCGGGTGGTAAAAATCGGGGAGGGATTTTGACTCCTGCTACTGCTTTAGGTGATGTTTTGGCTCAAAGGTTACGTCAGGCTGGTATGAGTA